A genomic segment from Diospyros lotus cultivar Yz01 chromosome 5, ASM1463336v1, whole genome shotgun sequence encodes:
- the LOC127802460 gene encoding pentatricopeptide repeat-containing protein At1g01970, whose translation MGFFSCTMLSCSNSISPYTHEITRTHCFPFSKNWSSQIPKSLVSQKLHFWPPLVSASAEKTGKVEIGEEEKSKFKWVEIGPEITGAQKIAISQLPPKMSKRCKALMKQLICFSPEKTSISQLLASWVKIMKPSRADWLAVIKELAKMDHPMYFEVAELSLLEESFEANVRDYTKIIHGYAKQNRLQDAENILLAMKGRGFLCDQVTLTALIHMYSKAGNLKLAEDTFDEMKLLGVPLDKRSYGSMIMAYIRAGMLDRGENLLKEMESQQIPAGREVYKALLRAYSMIGDSEGAQRVFDAIQFAGVSPDIKLCGLLINAYVVAGQSLKASMAFENLRRAGLEPNDKCLCLMLSAYEKENKLSKALDFLINLESDGIMLGKESSQVLVGWFRRLGVVEEIELVLKEYALKQVKCKEPAL comes from the exons ATGGGTTTCTTTTCTTGCACCATGCTCTCTTGTTCCAATTCAATTTCCCCATACACCCATGAAATCACAAGAACCCATTGCTTCCCTTTCTCGAAAAACTGGTCGTCTCAAATACCCAAAAGTCTTGTCTCTCAAAAGCTCCATTTTTGGCCCCCATTGGTCTCCGCAAGCGCAGAGAAGACCGGGAAAGTtgaaattggagaagaagaaaaatccaagTTTAAGTGGGTAGAGATAGGCCCTGAGATTACGGGAGCCCAAAAAATTGCCATTTCTCAACTCCCACCAAAGATGAGCAAACGGTGCAAGGCCCTCATGAAGCAGTTAATTTGCTTCTCTCCTGAGAAGACCAGCATTTCTCAGTTGTTGGCTTCCTGGGTGAAGATTATGAAGCCCAGTAGAGCTGATTGGCTCGCTGTTATCAAGGAATTGGCAAAGATGGATCATCCAATGTACTTTGAG GTTGCAGAACTTTCCCTCCTAGAAGAATCATTTGAAGCCAATGTTCGTGATTATACAAAGATAATTCATGGCTATGCAAAGCAAAACAGGCTGCAAGATGCTGAAAATATCCTATTGGCCATGAAGGGAAGGGGCTTCCTTTGTGATCAGGTTACCCTGACTGCTTTAATTCACATGTATAGCAAGGCTGGCAATCTTAAATTGGCTGAAGATACATTTGATGAGATGAAGCTGCTTGGTGTGCCGCTAGATAAGAGATCATACGGGTCAATGATCATGGCCTATATTCGAGCAGGGATGCTTGACCGGGGAGAGAATTTGCTAAAAGAAATGGAATCCCAACAGATCCCTGCTGGAAGAGAAGTTTATAAAGCACTGTTGAGGGCATATTCCATGATTGGTGATAGTGAAGGAGCTCAAAGGGTATTTGATGCAATTCAATTCGCTGGCGTTAGTCCTGACATCAAGTTGTGTGGTCTCCTCATAAATGCGTATGTGGTGGCAGGTCAAAGTCTGAAGGCTTCTATGGCATTTGAAAATCTGAGACGGGCTGGTCTTGAACCCAATGATAAATGTCTGTGTCTGATGTTGTCTGCTTACGAAAAGGAGAACAAGCTTAGCAAAGCACTGGATTTTCTGATAAATTTGGAGAGCGATGGTATCATGCTCGGGAAAGAATCTTCACAAGTACTAGTTGGGTGGTTCCGAAGGTTAGGAGTGGTGGAAGAAATCGAGCTTGTGTTGAAAGAATATGCCTTAAAGCAAGTCAAATGCAAGGAACCTGCTCTCTAG
- the LOC127802461 gene encoding LOB domain-containing protein 18-like produces MSGAKTQNFPPKMSQNNPSSSSCAATTTSSGGGVGGGGPCGACKFLRRKCVAGCIFAPYFDSEQGAAHFAAVHKVFGASNFSKLLLRIPVHKRLDAVVTICYEAQARLRDPVCGCVAYILALQQQVVNLQTELSYLQAHLAALELPTPPPLLSIADLPPASSTPATYDLSSLFEPMAQPPWTMQHRHLDPRQFGGTSAASAGNSAAGDLQALARELLQRHGSPPLRNSEGSSLPPRSK; encoded by the exons ATGTCCGGAGCCAAAACCCAGaatttccccccaaaaatgAGCCAAAACAACCCCAGCAGCAGTAGCTGCGCCGCTACCACCACCAGCTCCGGCGGTGGGGTTGGCGGAGGAGGGCCTTGCGGGGCTTGCAAGTTCTTAAGGAGGAAGTGCGTGGCCGGCTGCATCTTTGCGCCCTACTTCGACTCGGAACAAGGCGCAGCCCACTTCGCCGCCGTGCACAAGGTGTTCGGAGCCAGCAACTTCTCCAAGCTGCTCCTCCGCATTCCGGTCCACAAGCGCCTCGACGCCGTCGTCACCATCTGCTACGAGGCGCAGGCCCGCCTTCGTGACCCCGTCTGCGGCTGTGTCGCTTACATCCTCGCACTCCAGCAACAG GTGGTGAATTTACAAACTGAGCTTTCATACTTACAAGCCCACCTTGCAGCACTGGAGCTTCCAACGCCGCCGCCGCTCCTCTCCATAGCAGACCTCCCACCGGCCTCCTCCACGCCCGCCACTTATGACTTGTCGTCGCTCTTTGAACCAATGGCTCAGCCTCCGTGGACAATGCAGCACCGCCACCTCGACCCCCGACAGTTCGGGGGAACGTCGGCTGCCTCCGCCGGCAACAGCGCCGCCGGAGACCTCCAAGCACTGGCAAGAGAGCTCCTGCAGAGACATGGATCTCCGCCATTGCGAAACAGCGAGGGatcatctttgccaccacgCTCCAAGTGA
- the LOC127801953 gene encoding LOB domain-containing protein 19-like codes for MSSSSSKAKSGNSSSSNGGGGPCGACKFLRRKCVKGCVFAPFFDSEQGAAQFAAVHKVFGASNASKMLLRIPPQKRLDAALTLCYEALARLRDPVYGCAAHILDLQHQVVNLQAELALVQAQLFTWQMQRASSSSSSSSSSSSSWGPTTDNYLHQSSLSLMLSACACACDGSSALFNPSSSSMELELAAAAGGFCNPINQELSEQNGDGDGDGGVISVSSILAASKCLH; via the exons AtgagtagtagtagtagtaaagCTAAAAGTGGTAATTCATCATCAAGTAATGGTGGTGGTGGGCCTTGCGGCGCTTGCAAGTTCCTTCGGCGGAAGTGCGTAAAAGGATGCGTGTTTGCGCCATTCTTCGACTCGGAGCAAGGCGCCGCACAGTTCGCGGCGGTGCACAAGGTGTTCGGCGCCAGCAATGCGTCCAAGATGCTGCTGAGAATTCCACCGCAGAAGCGCCTCGACGCTGCCCTCACCCTCTGCTACGAGGCTCTCGCTCGCCTCAGAGACCCCGTCTATGGCTGCGCCGCACACATCCTCGACCTCCAACACCag GTGGTGAATTTGCAGGCAGAGTTAGCGTTGGTGCAAGCCCAGCTTTTTACATGGCAGATGCAGCGTGCgtcttcctcctcttcctcttcttcttcttcttcttcttcttgggggCCAACAACGGATAATTATCTTCATCAGTCATCGCTATCTCTCATGCTGTCGGCTTGCGCTTGCGCATGCGATGGATCGTCCGCACTTTTCAATCCTTCATCCTCGTCCATGGAACTTGAACTGGCAGCCGCCGCTGGTGGTTTCTGCAACCCTATCAATCAAGAATTAAGCGAGCAaaatggcgatggcgatggcgatggagGAGTTATTAGTGTGTCGTCGATCCTTGCTGCCTCCAAGTGTCTGCattga
- the LOC127802459 gene encoding uncharacterized protein LOC127802459, protein MQKKKNNRDERNIASLDDDIQFGEGYDDDDDEPLPQSRKRPNVSTGSGSGTGSIGSVKGPIQKGSLNVFFKDPEVNVLKSKGKGKQTRLGEHDFAKKELRARVCRSFARWMYDAGIPFNAVTYDSFKVFIEAVGQYGPGVKPPSYHEVRVPLLKQEVEATREMMKDHEEAWAKYGCSILSDGWKDKRERTLINFLVNSPKGSMFLESVDGSSYSKTGEKMFQLLSKCVEKIGVRNVVQVVTDSASNNVLAGRFLEAKYPTLFWTPCAAHCLDLMLEDIFKLPNMKKTFERAVMVNSYIYTRSGLVNMLRRFTDKKELLRPAKTRFATAFITLGRMHSLKSNLRRMFTSEEWMTSKWVKEAGAKKVVEVILMPSFWNNVVFALKVAGPLVRVLRLVDGEKKPAMGYIYEAMDRVKEAIANSFNGDEKKYAPIFQIIDNRWDVQLHRPLHAAGWYLNPEYFYKAEHIDPEIMNGLYECIRKLNPDIKVQDQIDAELSMYNNADGFFGNYMAIRKRAEKSPAEWWASYGMSTPTLQKFAIKILSLTCSSSGCERNWSVFENLHTKWRNRLDQLRLNDLVFVKYNRALRRRYQMRDTIDPIILTDIDESNEWLTGKLDEENNKDDETVFPDDIGDGLTWSNVAAAAGVGEPSYQFRTKQTRSQLGSTLASTSKRRVTQEIEEEESEAGTEDDEDLEEGEELRDEEEDEGVIEGDDEDIDLDVDDLLDDD, encoded by the exons atgcaaaagaagaaaaataacagggatgagCGAAATATAGCATCgttagatgatgatattcaatttggtgaagggtatgatgatgatgatgatgagccgctgcctcaaagtagaaaaagacccaATGTATCTACCGGAAGTGGAAGCGGTACTGGTAGTATTGGTAGTGTTAAAGGCCCAATACAAAAAGGTTCActtaatgttttttttaaagacccagaagttaatgtgttgaaaagcaagggcaaaggaaagcaaacaaggttgggtgagcatgattttgcaaaaaaagagttaagagctcgagtttgtagaagttttgcacgatggatgtatgatgcaggcattccattcaatgcagtgacatatgacagttttaaagtatttatagaaGCAGTTGGTCAGTATGGTCCGGGTGTGAAGCCGCCTAGTTACCATGAAGTCAGGGTTCCTCTTCTCAAACAAGAGGTGGAAGCCACTCGTGAAATgatgaaagatcatgaagaggcgtgggccaaatatggatgttccattttgtcagatggctggaaagacaagagggaaaggacattgattaactttttagtcaattctcctaaaggaagtatgttcttggagtctgttgatggttctagctattcaaagactggggaaaagatgtttcaattattaagtaaatgtgtggaaaagattggagtaagaaatgtggtgcaagtggtcaccgatagtgcttcaaacaatgttttagcag gaagatttttggaggcaaaatatcctacgttgttttggacaccatgtgcagcgcactgtttggatttaatgttggaagatattttcaagttgcctaatatgaagaagacatttgagagaGCTGTTATGGTGAATAGCTATATCTATACTCGTTCGGGTCTAGTAAACATGCTTAGAAGGTTTACTGacaagaaagagttgttgaggcctgcaaaaacacggtttgcaactgcctttatcactttgggcaggatgcatagtctgaaaagcaaccttagaaggatgtttacttccgaggagtggatgacaagcaagtgggtaaaagaagcgggggctaaaaaggttgtagaagtgattttgatgccttcattttggaacaatgttgtatttgctttaaaggtggctggtccattggtgcgtgtattgcgcttagtggatggtgagaagaagcctgctatgggatacatatatgaggccatggatagggtcaaagaagcgattgctaactcttttaatggggatgaaaagaagtatgcacCCATTTTTCAGATTATTGATAATCGATGGGATGTTCAGCTTCATCGCCCCTTGCACGCAGCTGGTTGGTACTTGAACCCAGAATATTTCTACAAGGCTGAACATATAGATCCAGAGATCATGAACGgcttatatgaatgcattagaaagttaaatccaGATATAAAGGTTCAAGACCAAATTGATGCTGAGCTTTCGATGTATAACAATGCAGATGGGTTCTTTGGAAACTATATGGCTATTAGAAAGAGAGCTGAGAAATCAccag ctgaatggtgggcttcatatggaatgtcaacacccacgttgcaaaaatttgcaattaaaattcttagcttgacttgtagttcatctgggtgtgaacgtaattggagtgtgtttgaaaat cttcatACTAAATGGAGAAACAGGCTTGATCAACTTCGTTTAAAcgacttggtgtttgtgaaatacaatagagcattgaggcgtcgatatcaaatgcgtgataccattgaccctatcatattgaccgacattgatgaaagcaatgaatggttgactggaaaacttgatgaggagaataataaagatgatgaaactgtttttcCAGATGACATTGGGGATGGGTTGACATGGAGTAATGTTGCTGCGGCTGCAGGAGTTGGAGAGCCTAGTTATCAATTTAGAactaaacaaactcgatcacaattgGGATCAACTTTGGCTTCGACTTCAAAGCGGCGAGTAactcaagagattgaagaggaggaaagtgaggcagggaccgaagatgatgaagacttggaagagggagaagaattgagagatgaagaagaagatgaaggggtgattgaaggggatgatgaagatattgaccttgatgttgatgatctccttgatgatgattga